A genomic segment from Glycine soja cultivar W05 chromosome 18, ASM419377v2, whole genome shotgun sequence encodes:
- the LOC114397663 gene encoding signal peptide peptidase-like 4 isoform X1, with protein sequence MVSLGATCALCCSMFMVFVTLSLAGDIVHPDSIAPRRPGCDNNFVLVKVPTWIDGVESCEYVGVGARFGPTLESKEKHANHTRVAIADPPDCCSKPKNKLTGEIILVHRGQCSFTTKANIAEEAGASAILIINYRTELFKMVCEANETDVDIGIPAVMLPQDAGENLKNHILNNSVVSVQLYSPLRPLVDVAEVFLWLMAVGTILCASYWSAWTARESAIEQEKLLKDASDEYINAENAGSSAYVEISTAAAISFVVIASCFLVMLYKLMAYWFVEVLVVLFCIGGVEGLQTCLVALLSCFKWFQHAAQTFVKVPFFGAVSYLTVAVTPFCIVFAVLWGVYRRVSFAWIGQDILGITLIITVLQIVRIPNLKVGTVLLSCAFLYDIFWVFVSKWWFHESVMIVVARGDRSGEDGIPMLLKIPRMFDPWGGYSIIGFGDIILPGLLVAFSLRYDWLAKKNLRDGYFLWAMTAYGLGLLITYVALNLMDGHGQPALLYIVPFTLGTFLSLGKKRGELKVLWTRGEPKIPCPHIQENQSTNQ encoded by the exons ATGGTTTCACTTGGAGCTACCTGTGCTCTGTGCTGTTCTATGTTCATGGTGTTTGTCACTTTGAGTTTGGCTGGGGACATAGTACACCCTGATAGTATTGCTCCCAGAAGGCCTGGCTGTGACAACAACTTTGTCCTG GTTAAAGTCCCTACTTGGATTGATGGTGTGGAAAGCTGTGAGTATGTTGGCGTTGGTGCAAGATTTGGCCCTACATtagaatcaaaagaaaaacatgctaaCCATACTAGAGTTGCGATAGCGGACCCTCCTGATTGTTGTAGCAAGCCTAAGAATAAG CTCACTGGCGAGATCATTTTGGTGCACCGAGGACAATGTAGTTTCACAACCAAGGCAAATATAGCTGAAGAAGCTGGTGCTTCAGCCATCCTCATTATAAATTATCGTACAG AACTTTTCAAGATGGTTTGTGAAGCGAATGAAACTGATGTTGATATTGGAATACCTGCTGTCATGCTTCCACAAGATGCTGGtgaaaacttgaaaaatcaCATACTAAACAATTCAGTAG TGTCGGTGCAGTTGTATTCTCCACTGCGTCCATTGGTTGATGTTGCAGAAGTGTTTTTATGGCTTATGGCTGTCGGTACCATTCTCTGTGCTTCTTACTGGTCTGCCTGGACTGCAAGAGAGTCTGCCATTGAGCAGGAGAAGCTATTAAAG GATGCTTCAGATGAATACATAAATGCAGAGAATGCTGGTTCTAGTGCATATGTGGAAATCAGTACTGCAGCGGCAATATCATTTGTTGTGATTGCTTCTTGTTTCTTGGTTATGCTTTACAAATTAATGGCATATTGGTTTGTTGAAGTTCTGGTGGTTTTATTTTGCATTGGTGGGGTTGAG GGACTACAAACTTGCTTGGTGGCTCTGTTATCATG TTTCAAATGGTTCCAGCATGCTGCACAAACATTTGTGAAAGTACCTTTCTTTGGTGCTGTATCATATCTGACAGTTGCTGTTACTCCCTTCTGCATTGTGTTTGCTGTGCTTTGGGGAGTTTATCGCCGTGTATCATTTGCTTGGATTGGTCAAGATATTCTT GGCATCACATTGATAATTACAGTTCTTCAGATTGTGCGGATACCAAATCTCAAG GTCGGAACTGTTCTTCTCAGTTGTGCCTTCCTATACGACATCTTCTGGGTGTTTGTCTCTAAATGGTGGTTCCATGAGAGTGTGATGATAGTG GTAGCTCGAGGTGATAGGAGTGGAGAAGATGGTATCCCTATGCTACTCAAGATACCACGTATGTTTGATCCCTGGGGTGGTTACAGCATCATTGGTTTTGGGGACATCATCTTACCAGGGCTTCTAGTAGCATTTTCACTAAG GTATGATTGGTTGGCAAAGAAGAACCTTCGAGATGGGTACTTCTTGTGGGCAATGACTGCTTATGGTTTAG GTCTCCTTATCACATACGTGGCTTTGAACTTAATGGATGGACATGGTCAACCAGCTTTGCTTTATATAGTCCCATTTACACTTG GAACCTTTTTGTCATTGGGAAAGAAGAGAGGTGAACTCAAGGTTTTATGGACAAGAGGGGAACCAAAAATACCTTGCCCTCACATCCAAGAGAATCAATCAACAAACCAGTAA
- the LOC114397663 gene encoding signal peptide peptidase-like 4 isoform X2 has translation MVCEANETDVDIGIPAVMLPQDAGENLKNHILNNSVVSVQLYSPLRPLVDVAEVFLWLMAVGTILCASYWSAWTARESAIEQEKLLKDASDEYINAENAGSSAYVEISTAAAISFVVIASCFLVMLYKLMAYWFVEVLVVLFCIGGVEGLQTCLVALLSCFKWFQHAAQTFVKVPFFGAVSYLTVAVTPFCIVFAVLWGVYRRVSFAWIGQDILGITLIITVLQIVRIPNLKVGTVLLSCAFLYDIFWVFVSKWWFHESVMIVVARGDRSGEDGIPMLLKIPRMFDPWGGYSIIGFGDIILPGLLVAFSLRYDWLAKKNLRDGYFLWAMTAYGLGLLITYVALNLMDGHGQPALLYIVPFTLGTFLSLGKKRGELKVLWTRGEPKIPCPHIQENQSTNQ, from the exons ATGGTTTGTGAAGCGAATGAAACTGATGTTGATATTGGAATACCTGCTGTCATGCTTCCACAAGATGCTGGtgaaaacttgaaaaatcaCATACTAAACAATTCAGTAG TGTCGGTGCAGTTGTATTCTCCACTGCGTCCATTGGTTGATGTTGCAGAAGTGTTTTTATGGCTTATGGCTGTCGGTACCATTCTCTGTGCTTCTTACTGGTCTGCCTGGACTGCAAGAGAGTCTGCCATTGAGCAGGAGAAGCTATTAAAG GATGCTTCAGATGAATACATAAATGCAGAGAATGCTGGTTCTAGTGCATATGTGGAAATCAGTACTGCAGCGGCAATATCATTTGTTGTGATTGCTTCTTGTTTCTTGGTTATGCTTTACAAATTAATGGCATATTGGTTTGTTGAAGTTCTGGTGGTTTTATTTTGCATTGGTGGGGTTGAG GGACTACAAACTTGCTTGGTGGCTCTGTTATCATG TTTCAAATGGTTCCAGCATGCTGCACAAACATTTGTGAAAGTACCTTTCTTTGGTGCTGTATCATATCTGACAGTTGCTGTTACTCCCTTCTGCATTGTGTTTGCTGTGCTTTGGGGAGTTTATCGCCGTGTATCATTTGCTTGGATTGGTCAAGATATTCTT GGCATCACATTGATAATTACAGTTCTTCAGATTGTGCGGATACCAAATCTCAAG GTCGGAACTGTTCTTCTCAGTTGTGCCTTCCTATACGACATCTTCTGGGTGTTTGTCTCTAAATGGTGGTTCCATGAGAGTGTGATGATAGTG GTAGCTCGAGGTGATAGGAGTGGAGAAGATGGTATCCCTATGCTACTCAAGATACCACGTATGTTTGATCCCTGGGGTGGTTACAGCATCATTGGTTTTGGGGACATCATCTTACCAGGGCTTCTAGTAGCATTTTCACTAAG GTATGATTGGTTGGCAAAGAAGAACCTTCGAGATGGGTACTTCTTGTGGGCAATGACTGCTTATGGTTTAG GTCTCCTTATCACATACGTGGCTTTGAACTTAATGGATGGACATGGTCAACCAGCTTTGCTTTATATAGTCCCATTTACACTTG GAACCTTTTTGTCATTGGGAAAGAAGAGAGGTGAACTCAAGGTTTTATGGACAAGAGGGGAACCAAAAATACCTTGCCCTCACATCCAAGAGAATCAATCAACAAACCAGTAA